AGGACGGTCTCCACCGAGATGCGCACCCCTTCGGCGAGCGCGTGGGAAGGCCCCTGGCTCTCGGCCCGGCGCATCCGCTCCAGCACGGACTCGGGGATGGAGATGCCGGGTACTTCGTTCGCGAGGAACTCCGCGTCGCGCAGCGACGTGAGGGGTCGGATGGACAGGAGCGTGGGGATCCGCCAGCGCGCCGTCCGTTCCAGGAAGCCGACCATGAGCTCGGGGTCGAAGACCGCCTGGGTCAGGGCGTACTCGGCGCCCGCCTCCACCTTGTAGGCGAAGCGCTCCATCTCGCGGACCGGGTCGACGGCGGCGGGCCGCGCCACCACCCCGATGACGAACCGCGTCGGCTCGCCGATCGCCGCGCCGCCGGGGTCGACGCCGCGGTTCAACGCCGCGACGACGTTGGTCAGGCCGATCGAGTCGATGTCGAAGACGGCGGAGGCTTCCGTGTAGGGCCCCATCGCCGACGGGTCCCCGGTGGTGAGGAGCAGATTGCGCAGACCCGCGCCCGCGGCGCCCAGCAGGTCGGAGATCATCCCGACCATGTTGCGGTCACGGCAGGTGTAGTGGACGATCGGCTCGATGCCGACCTCGCGCTGGATGACCAGAGCCGAGGCGATCCCGCTCATGCGGCCGTGGCCGCGCGCGTCGAGCACCGCCATGGCGTCCACACCCGCCAGGTAGGCCTGCCGCGCCCGATCCACCATGGTGGAGGGGTCCCAGCCCTTCGGGGGCACCAGCTCGACGCTCGTGATCCATTCGCGGCGCACGAGCTTGCGTCCGAAGCGGGACCGCTCCTCGAGCGGGGTGGAGGGCGGGGGAGCCGGCGCCTCCGCGGTCGGCGCGCTGACCCCCACCGCCGGATGCCGGGGTTGTACGGCTGCCACCGAGTCGCGGATGCGGCGGATGTGCTCGGGCGTGGTCCCACAGCACCCGCCTACGAACCGGGCACCGGCCTCGATCAGGCGACGCGCGTACCGCCCCATGTAGTCGGGGCTGGCCATGTAGATCTTGCGGTCGCGCACGGAGCGCGGAACGCCCGCGTTCGGTTGCGCCACGAGCGGACCGGCGAAGATCTCGGCCATCTCCTCGATGGCGTCCAGCATGACCGCGGGTCCCACGGAGCAGTTCAGGCCGGCGACGTCGACCTTCCATTCCGCGAGGGCGGTGGCGAGCGCGGCCGTGGGCGTGCCCAGAGGAGTCCGACCGTCCTCGTCGACGGTCATCTGCGCGATGAGCGGCAGGTCGGTCTCGGCGCGGGCGGCCTCGATGGCGGCTCGGATCTCGTCGAGGTCCGCGAACGTCTCGAACAGGATCCCGTCCACGCCTCCGTCCACCAACCCCCGGATCTGACGTCGGAAGTACCCCTTGGCTTCATCGAACGCAGTGGGACCCCAGGGCTCGATGCGCACGCCGAGCGGGCCGACCGCACCCACGACCACGGCCTGACCCCGGGCCGCATCGCGGGCACAGGCCACCGCGGCCGCGTTGATCTCCTCGGTGCGACCCTCCAGCCCGAACGCGGACAGCTTGACCGGGTTGGCGCCGAACGTGTTCGTCTCCAGGATCTCGGCACCGGCTCGCACGTACTCCTCGTGGATGCCACGGATCAGATCCGGCTCGCTCACCGACAGCTCGTCGTAGCACACATTGACGAACACGCCGCGCTCGTAGAGCAGCGTGCCCATGGCGCCGTCCATCACGTGGACGCGCCCGTCCTCGATGAGCGCGCGCAGCCGGCTCACAGCGCCTCCGGCTCGTAGGCGAGGTTGGGCGACAGCCAACGCTCCGCTTCCTCCATCGACATGCCCTTGCGCGCGGCGTAGGCCTCCACCTGATCGCGCCCGATCCGCCCGATCCCGAAGTACTGCGCGTCCGGGTGGGCGAAGTACCACCCGCTCACGCTCGCGGCCGGGATCATGGCGCAGCTCTCCGTGAGCTGCACACCGATGCGGGCGGCGTCCAGCAGCCGGAACAGCGTGCGCTTCTCGGTATGGTCCGGACACGCCGGGTAGCCCGGCGCCGGCCGGATGCCGCGATACCGCTCCTGGATCAGGGCGTCGTTGTCGAGCTGCTCGTCGGGTGCGTAGCCCCAGAGGTCGGTACGGACCCGTTGGTGCAGGTGCTCGGCGAACGCCTCTGCCAGGCGGTCGGCCAGCGCCTTCGCCAGGATGGCATTGTAGTCGTCGTGATCCTGTTCGAAGGAGGACACCAGCGCGTCGAGGCCCACACCGGCCGTGACCACGAAGGCGCCGGCGTGGTCCTCGAGCCCCGCGTCGGCCGGGGCGACGAAATCGGCCAGGGACAGATTGGGCCGGCCGCCCTTGTCGAACTGCTGGCGGAGCTGGTGGAACACGGCGTCCGGTCGGGCCCGATCACCGTTGGTGTAGACCTCCACGTCGTTGTCCCGCGCGGCCGCCGGGAACAGACCGACGATCGCGCGCGCCGTCAGCAGCTTCTCGCGCACGATGCGGTCCAGGAGGCGCTGCGCGTCCGCGAGGAGCGAGCGTGCCTGCTCGCCCACCACCTCGTCGTCGAGGATGTCGGGATACTTGCCGGCGAGCTCCCAGGTCTGGAAGAACGGCGTCCAGTCGATGAACGGCACCAGCCGCTCGAGCGGGTAGTCGTCCAGGACGGTGATCCCCGGGGTCCGGGGCGCCACCGGCCGGTAGGCGCTCCAGTCCGCGCGATGCCGTCGCCGTTGTGCCTCTTCGAACGTCAGGTTGCGCTGCCCCGCGCGCCGGTCGCCCTGTTTCCGACGCAGGTCGGCGTACTCCTCTCTGACCTGGCGGGCGTAGCGGGGACGCTGCTCTCTGTCGAGCAGCGCGCCCACCACGCCCACGCTGCGCGAGGCGTCCAGCACGTGCACCACGGGGGCGTGATAGCGCTCCTCGATCTTGACGGCCGTGTGCACCTTGGAGGTCGTGGCGCCGCCGATCAGCAGCGGGAGGTCGAACCCCTCGCGCTCCATCTCGGCGGCGACGTGCACCATCTGGTCCAGGGACGGGGTGATCAGGCCCGAGAGGCCGATGATGTCCACCTGCTCGGCGCGTGCGGCCTCGAGGATCTTCTCGGCCGGTACCATCACACCCAGGTCCACGATCTCGTAGTTGTTGCAGGCCAGGACCACGCCCACGATGTTCTTGCCGATATCATGCACGTCCCCCTTCACCGTGGCGAGCAGGATGCGCCCCTTGGCGCCGGTATCGCCGGCGGCCTGCTTCTCCTGCTCGATGAAGGGGATGAGGTAGGCCACCGCCTTCTTCATCACCCGGGCGCTCTTGACCACCTGGGGCAGGAACATCTTCCCGGAGCCGAACAGGTCCCCGACGACGTTCATGCCGTCCATGAGGGGGCCCTCGATCACTTCGATGGCGCGGTCCCGACCCTGGCGCGCCTCCTCGGCGTCGTCCTCGATGTGGTCGGCGATCCCCTTCACGAGCGCGTGCTCGATCCGGGCTTCCACCGGGAGGCTCCGCCACGCCTCGTCCTCCTGGACCGTCTCCGTGCTGCCCCGGTAGCGGTCGGCCAGGGCCGTCAGGCGCTCCGTGGCGTCGGGGCGTCGGTCGAAGAGCACGTCCTCCACGGCGTCGCGCAACTCGGGCGGGATCTCGTCGTAGACCGCCAACGCGCCGGCATTCACGATGCCCATGTCCATCCCCGCGCGGATGGCATGATACAGGAAGGCTGAATGCATGGCCTCCCGGATCTGCGGGCTGCCCCGGAACGAGAAGGACAGGTTGCTCACCCCGCCCGAGATCAGGGCATGGGGCAGGGTGTCCTTGATGCGGCGGGTGGCGCCGAGGAAGTCGAGCGCGTAGCGATTGTGTTCGGCGATGCCCGTCGCGACGGCGAACACGTTCGGGTCGAAGATGATGTCCTCGGGCGCGAAGCCGACCGTCTCCGTGAGGATGCGATAGGCGCGCGTGCAGATCTCGACCTTCCGGTCTTCCGTGTCGGCCTGTCCGGTCTCATCGAACGCCATGACGATGACGGCGGCTCCGTAGCGCTGCACCAGACGGGCCTTGGCGATGAACTCCGCCTCTCCGTCCTTCAGGCTGATGGAGTTCACGACCGGCTTGCCCTGTACGCACCGCAGTCCAGCCTCGATGACCTCCCAGCGCGAGGAGTCGACGACCACCGGCACGCGGCTGATGTCGGGCTCCGCGGCGATGAGGTTCAGGAATCGACGCATGGCGGCCTCCGCATCCAACAGGCCTTCGTCCATGTTGACGTCGATCATCTGGGCCCCGCTCTCGACCTGTTGGCGGGCCACATCGAGCGCGGTCTCGTAGTCGTCCTCGCGGATCAGGCGCGCGAAGCGCGCGGAGCCCGTGACGTTGGTACGCTCCCCGATGTTCACGAAGAGCGATTCGGGCGTGATCGTCAGCGGCTCCAGGCCGGCGAGCCGGCACGCGGGTTCGGGGCGCGCGGGTCGGCGGGGCGGCAGGTCGCGGACCGCTTCCGCGATCGCCCGGATGTGCGCGGGCGTGGTGCCGCAGCAGCCGCCCACGATGTTGACGAAGCCGCTCTCGGCGAACTCGGTGATGACCGCGGCCATCTCGGCGGGAGACTCGTCGTACTCGCCGAACTCGTTGGGCAGACCGGCGTTGGGGTGGCTCGAGACGAAGCAGTCGGCGGCCTCCGCGATCTCCTCGAGATAGGGCCGCAGCTGCCGGGCCCCCAAGGCGCAGTTGAGGCCCACCGAAAGCGGGCGCGCATGCCGCACGGACCGGTAGAAGGCCTCGGGCGTCTGCCCGGTCAGGGTGCGTCCGCTCTGGTCGGTGATCGTGCCGGAGACGAGCAGGGGCACGTCGATGTCCCGCTCGTCGAGGAGGCCGGTCAACGCGAAGAGCGCCGCCTTGGCGTTGAGCGTGTCGAAGGCGGTCTCCACCATCAGCACGTGCGCACCCCCGTCCAGCAGGCCGGAGGCCTGCTCCCGGTAGGCGTCCACCAGCGCCTCGTACGTGACGTTGCGGTAGCCCGGATCGTTGACGTCCGGGGAGATGGAGGCCGTCCGGTTCGTGGGGCCGAGGACGCCGCACACGAAGCGGGGACGCTCGGGCGTGCGGGCGGTGAAGTCGTCGGCCGCGCGGCGGGCCAGGCGCGCCGCGGCCACGTTCATCTCGTAGACCAGCGCCTCGGTGCCGTAGTCGGCCTGGGCCACCCGATTCGCGTTGAAGGTGTTGGTCTCGAGGATGTCCGCGCCCGCGTCGAGATACTCGCGGTGGATGGCCTCGATCACGTCCGGGCGGGTCAGGACCAACAGATCGTTGTTGCCCTGCAACGGGGACGGATGTTCGGCGAGACGCTCCCCGCGGAAGTCCGCCTCCTCGAGGCCCCGGCGCTGGATCATGGTGCCCATGGCCCCGTCCAGGACCAGGATGCGCTGGGCCAGGAGGCCCTCGAGGAGGCTGCGGATGGTGTCGTCGGGTCTGGTCACGGAGTCTCTCGCTGGAGGTGCCGGGCCGGCGGGTCTGCACCTTCTGGACCAGCCCGCCGGAGTCACGCCGCCCTGGAGGGGGCGCCGGCTTCGGATTCTGTCGTGGTGGAAGCGGCGAGAGCACGCCAAAAGATCGCTTTGATGGAAGCGGGCCTTTTAGCGGATTGTTTAACGTGGCCGCAATACGCCGCAAATCACCACGGGATCGATTGTCGTGGGGCGCTACCCCGGCCCCCGGAGCGGGTTCCCGAAGGGGGGCCCCCGCCCCGGCGGGGCGGCGGGGGCGGGAAGCGGAGGCGACGCCCCGCTCAGGGGTTCAGCCAGTAGCTGACCTTGATCAGGAAGACGTTGTCCGGCCGGACGCTGAAGAGGCGGTCCAGGTCACGACCCAGCTCGAAGGAACCGTCCAGCTCGCGCGAGCGGTCCCGCCCTTGCGACCAGACGAGGAACAGCGCGGAGCCCGGTCGATACTCCCAGCGCAACACCACGTTGCTGCGGAATTGGCCGAAGGCGAAGTCCGGGTCGTCCCAGCGTTCCGGGCTTCCGTCGCCGTCCACGTCGGCGGTCCACGCGTCGCCGTCCGACGCGGCGCCCAACGCCCGCAGGCGGTCGTCGTACTGCTCGGCGCGCGGATCGGCCACGGTCTTGAACGACCGGTAGGCGCCGCCGGCCAGGAACGGCTGGGCGTAGAGCTGCAGGGACAGCTCTGGAGTGAACGTGTAGTCCACCCGGGTGGTCAGGCTGAACGTCTTCTGTTCGAGGCGCGCGAGCAGGTAGTGGTCCTCCCCGCCGGCCTCGATACGCTGCACCCACTGCCGATCGTCCACGTTGTAGCTGAACTGGGGCCGAAGCGAGATCTGGGCTGCATTGGAGGCGCGCCAGGTGCCCCCGGTCCCGACGCCCACGTTCCAGGAGCCGGATTCGGGTCGGCGCCCACCCCAGCCGTTGAGCTCGAAGCGGAGGGGGCGGCGGCTGTCGGACCAGGCCCCCATCCAGCCGTTCCAGCTGGACTCGGTACGGAAGAGCGGACCGCCTCGCAGCATGGTGGTCGAGTACGATCCCACGTTGTGGCCCACCCCCGCGTAGCCTCCCCAGAAGTTCTTGAACGTCAGGCTGCCGTTCACGTTGCCACCCAGACCGGTGCGCTCGCGAGCGAAGGTGAAGTTGCTCCAGAGATTCACGTTCACGTTGAAGCGATTCAGGCGCGCGGTGGGCGTCGTGTGGTGATAGCCCAGCCACGCCCAGGGCGAGACGTAGTCGGTGGAGCGCATGAAGCCGATGTCGTTGGCCTCGAAGCCCGGAGAGCGGGCCTGGAATCCGGTCGCATAGCGCCAGAACCCACCCGCGTAGCGCCCGATGTTGAGGTTGCTCGACCAGCCCGCCATCGACGTGCGGGTGGGATCCACCTCCACGTGCTCAGCGTCCGGCCGCTGGAAGAAGCGGGCAGACGAGCGTTGGGTGGATTCGATCGCCTCGGCCGAGCCGGTCACCCAGGAGCCCACCACGAAGCCCTGGACTTCCCACTCGTCGTTGGCGAAGCGGTGTCGGAAGTCCACGCCGCCGGTGTAGCCGCCCGAGCGGATGTCGAGCCGGTCGGACACCTCGCGGTCGCGGTTGACGCCGGTCGCCACGAGCCCGATGGCGCTGCGCCCTTCGCGGAAGTCGCGCATCACCCGCCCCACGACGTAGTTGGTGAGCGGCTCGACGGCCTGGGTCTCGACAGCGGCCACACCGTCGCCGATCCGCGCGCGCTCCTCACCCGTCACCGCGTGCAACAGCCCCACGGACCACCCGTCGGCGGTCTTTCCCGAGAGCTTCCACGCTCCGAGGATGCTGGTCTGGGCGTCCGCGTCGGACCACCCGTCCCCTGCGTCGGCGCTGCCCTGGGGCGCCCGGCCGATCCGTCGCGAATAGAAGAGGGATTCGTTGGCGTCGTCGCCGTCCCCCTGGGAGAGCCGGAAGTTGAAGATGCTGGAGCCTTCCACGAAGAAGGGCCGGCGCTCGGCGAAGAACGCCTCGAACGCCGACAGGTTCACCTGCCCGGGGTCGGCCTCGACCTGGCCGAAGTCCGGGTTGACCGTGAGGTCCAGCGTCAGGTTGCTGGTCACGCCGTACTTGAGGTCGGCGCCCACGGTGCCGAAGACGTCGTTGCGCTCGTAGAACGGATTGGCGAGATCGCCCGTGGCGCGGGTGAGCCGGGCCACCGTGTAGGGCAGCAGCTCCATGTGCCGCGGCGAGGTCAGGTTCTTGAGGCCGCGCAGCTCGCCGAAGCGGGAGACCGTGGCGTTCTCCTGCTGGGACAGCGGAGCCCAGACCGAGCGCTCCTGTCGCCGGGCCACCTCGCGCATGAAGTTGATGCCCCACGTCTGGATGGGCGCGGACTCGAAGCGGAGCTGCGAGTACGGAATCCGGAACTCGGCGCTCCAGCCTTCATCGTCGCGCTGTACGGCCACGTCCCAGACCGCATCCCACGACGAATCCTCCTGCGTGTCGTCGAAGCGGTACCAGTCGGACTTCACGCCCAGCGGGTTGACCGCGAACTGGAACGCCGTGCGGCGATCGAAGTAGCTGTCGATCACGACGTGCACGCGATCGGAGTAGCCCGAGTCGTCCCGCCGCGCGAGCTGGGCCGCGATGAGATCGGGTTCGCGGTCGAACGCCCGGAACGCGACGTAGAGGGCATCCACACCGTACAGGACCCGCACCTCGGTCCGCTCGCTGGCCGCCGCGCCTTCGTTCGGCTGATACTGCACGAAGTCGGAGGCCACCGGCGCCGAGCGCCAGACCGGATCGGAGAGGTCCCCGTCCACCCGGGGCTCCTCCGTGGTGATGGGCACGGCCTCGAGCACCGGAGGCGCCGCCCGTCGCGCCGAGGCCGCCGAACCGCCCTCCTGGAGACCCTCCTGGGCCGCGAGGGGAGGGACGCAGGAGGCGAGGGCGAGCAGGAGCGCGAGATGGGTGCGGGGCATCGAGGTCTGGGCAGGAGGAGTGGGTCCGGACGACCGTCAGCGTGGGTCCGGGCACATCGTTGGACGGACGCGGACACGGGAAGGTTGCGAGGGCCTACGGGCCGGATCGGCCTCGGGTTTCCTCCTCCCCCTTCTTCCGCGGGCCCTTCCGCCCCAGAATGCCGGTCGTGACGAGCCCCCGATGGAAGGAGGAGCAGTGGCCGCTGGGGAGCGATTCTCCACGGAGGTGTGGCAGGCCGGTCCGCGGTTCTTCAAGGCCCACGGACATGGCAACGACTACCTGGTCTTCGCGCGCGGAGAGGGGTGGCCTGTCACGGGGGCGACCGTCCGCAGGATCTGTGACCGCTTCCGGGGCCCGGGCGCGGACGGCGTGGTGATCGTGGATGCTGCGGTCCGACCCTTCGCGCTGCGCATGTTCAATCCGGACGGCGGCGAGTTCGAGAAGAGCGGCAACGGTCTGCGGGTCACTGCCGCCTGGTTGCATCGGGCGGGGTGGGTGGGAGACGAGCCCTTCGCCGTGGTGGTGGGTGGGGCACGGGTGGAGATGACGGTCCACGGACGCGACGCGCACGGTGCGCTGGACATCAGCGCCGACATGGGCCAGGCGCGCTTCGGAGCGGACGCGGTGGACCTGCAGGAGGATGGGGCGCTCCTCGATCCGGACGGGCGGGAGTTGGACGCCGTCGTGGTCTCGATGGGCAACCCCCACTGTGTCGTGTTCGGGCGTTCCGCGGACGAGCTGGAACTCCTGGGTCGCTGGCTCTCGGCACATCCACGCTTCCGGCACGGCACCAACGTGCAACTCGCCGCCGTGGACGGGGGGCGTCTCGACATCGCCATCTGGGAGCGCGGTGTCGGCCACACGCATTCCTCGGGGACCTCCGCCTGCGCGGCGACGGCCGCGGCGATCCACAGCGGCCGACTTCCCTCCGGACGGCACGCCGTCCACATGGAGGGGGGGGTCTTCGAGGTCAGCGTGGACGAACGCGGGTCGGTCCGCCTGCGCGGTCCGGTCGAGGAGGTGATGGAGGGGACGCTGGCCGACGTGCTGCTGGAGTCGCTGGGTCGGGCGGAAGGCCCCTGACCCGGGCCCGCGTGCGGGCCCGTCCGGTCCTGCCCGCGAAGCGGGTGCTCCGGGGGAAGCTCGGCGCTACGTGCGGACCCGGCTGAACAGGATCAGACCTGCAGCCAGGAACGTGAGGTTGGGCAGCCAGGCCGCCAGCAGGGGGTCGAGTCCCCCGCTCTCGCCCACGGCGCCGGCCATGCGCAGGAAGACCATGTACAGGATGGTCGATGCCAGCGAGATGCCCACGCCGAAGGACGCACCCCCGCGCTTGTAGCTCGTCGCCAGCGGGAGGCCGAACAGGATGATCACGAGCGTGGCCGCGGGGATGGCCAGCTTCTGCTCGCGCTCGACCCGTAGCTCCGTCGGATCGCCACCGGAGCGTTGGATGGTCTCGATCATCTGACCGATCTCCCCGTAGGTCATCTGATCCTTGTCCGGCGGGTCCTCCAGCAGCTTGGTCGGCGGCTCCCCGAACCACTGCGTGCGGTAGTCCTCGAACGCGTAGGCGCGCTCGCCTTCGCTCAGGAAGTGGCGCACGTACCCGTCGTGGAAGGTCCAGCCGCTCTCGTCGGACCAGGTGGCGCGGTCCGCGATCAGGTGGAAGTCCACGCCGCGGCCCTGTGCGGCTTCGCGCTCCAGCGCCACCTGCTGGATGCTCTTCTCCGGCAGCGACAGGCGCTGCACGGTCAGCGTGAAGCCGTTCTCCGTCTGGTACACGAAGTTCGTGCGCCAGTCCTTGCGGACCTCGCGCTCGCGGAAGCGCTCCGCGGCCATCTGTGTGGTACGGGGCACCAGCTCGGTCAGGCCCAGCCCCACCCCCGTGAGCAGCAGTCCCATCAGGACGAGGGGTGCGACGAGCCGATGGAAGGAGATCCCTCCGGCCTTGGCGGCCACCACCTCGTGGTGGGAGGTCATGTTCTGGACGGTGAAGACGGCCGCGATCAGCGCGGCGATCGGGAAGGACCAGAGCATGTACTGCGGGAACTGGAAGACGTACCCGAGCAGCATGTCGGACGGAGGCACCCCCCTCGACATGTACACGTCCACGCGTTCGGTCAGGTCTCCGATGAGGAACAGCATCGGGGCGCCGATCACGAAGGCTCCGAACAGCCGGAGGAAGCTCGTGACGACCAGCCGGTCGAGGATCCTCACGCCGGGCCCTCGCGTCCCGACACCGGATGGCGGAGACGGAGCTTGACGGCGTGCCAGAGGTCGTCCCACCCGCCGCCCCGCATGCTGGCGGTCTCCCGGCCCATGCGGCGCACCAGGAGCAGTGCGAAGGCCCCGAAGATCAGGTTCGGTGCCCACATGGCCCAGAAGGGCGGGACCACTCCGCGATCGGCGAGGTTCTCGCCGCCGATCAGACCGGTCCAGTAGACGCCGAAGATGGCCACGGACGCCGAGATGACCATGCCCACCCCCCCGCGGGGGAAGCGGATCGCGAAGGGCACGCCCAGCAGCACGAACACCAGACATGCGACCGAGATCGCGTACTTCTTGTGGATCTCGACCCAGAAGCGGGCATGGTTGTCTCCCGCGATCTCCCACCGGGCCTTGGAGGTCCGGATGGCCAGGGCCGTACCCCGCGTCATGCCGTCGTCGGGGATCTCCTGCCGGAGCGCGACCGTGCGGGAGACGCTTCCCGCGCCGGCCGAGGGCGGGGGGGCCAGCGAGTCCGCGTCGATCGGCAGCCCCAGGGCCTTGCGCACGGCCGTGGTGGACTCGCGACGGGCCTCCTCGCGGGCCGTCGCACGCTCCGTTTCGTAGTCGGCCGCCTGCTCGCGCAGCATGGCCACCGACATCTCCCGGTCGCTGCGCCCCGCCTCCTCCGCCCCCCGCTCGAGCACGTCTCCCACCCCCCGGAGCGGGATGATCTGCGTGGAGAAGCCCGTCCGCATGAGGCTGCCGGGCCGGTTGTCGTCCGTCTCGACCACCATCCCGTCGTGCAGGGTGAGGTAGAGGTCGGTCCGGGCCTCGTTGAAGGCCATCTCCCCGCGGTCGGCGTAGATGGTGCGGTGGCGGGCCGGCTCCGTGACGTCGAAGATGGTCACGTCGCGCAGCGTATTCGACGCCTGATCGATCTCGGTGGCCTGCAGGTAGTAGGAGGGCGTGCCGCTCTGGGTCCCCGTCTCGATGGCGTTGACGACCTGGTCCTGGAGCTCGAAGGTCGGGCTCTTGTTGGCGATGTCGATCATCAGCTTCTTGAGCCGATGGTTCGCTTCGGGGAGGACTTGATCGTTGAAGTAGAAGGTGGCACCGGTGGCCAGGGCGCCGAGGACCAACATCGGGACCAGCAGCCGCGAGGGGGGCACGCCGCCGGCCCGCATGGCCGTGATCTCACTGGCGGCCGTGAGGTCCGCGAACGTATAGAGGACGGCGATGAGGACGGCCATCGGCAGCGTCAGCGCCACCGTGTGCGGCAGGGACAGCCAGAGGAACTCGCCGACGACCTCCCAGCCCAACCCCTTGCCCACCAACAGATTGAGACGCTGGGCCACCGCGTTGAGGAACAGAAGGCCCGTCAGCGCCCCCAGTGCGAACAGGAAGGGACCCGCGTGGGACCGAGCCAGATAGCGTGTCAGGATGCCCATGTCGTTTCGGTTCGGATCGGACCGGGGCGGCGGGAGCCCGCGCGGCTGGCCCGATCTACCCCGCCCCTGCTCCCCCGATCCCCCCGAGCGCCCCGGCCCGGGAGTTGGACCGTGCGGTGAGCCGGCTCCGAACCGCGCTCGGAGCGCTGGTCCTGGGGCTGGCCGCGACCCCCGCGCTCCTCGCGCAGGCCCCGCCTCCGGATTCCACCGCGCAGCAGGATGTGGGCCTCC
Above is a window of Gemmatimonadota bacterium DNA encoding:
- a CDS encoding LptF/LptG family permease: MGILTRYLARSHAGPFLFALGALTGLLFLNAVAQRLNLLVGKGLGWEVVGEFLWLSLPHTVALTLPMAVLIAVLYTFADLTAASEITAMRAGGVPPSRLLVPMLVLGALATGATFYFNDQVLPEANHRLKKLMIDIANKSPTFELQDQVVNAIETGTQSGTPSYYLQATEIDQASNTLRDVTIFDVTEPARHRTIYADRGEMAFNEARTDLYLTLHDGMVVETDDNRPGSLMRTGFSTQIIPLRGVGDVLERGAEEAGRSDREMSVAMLREQAADYETERATAREEARRESTTAVRKALGLPIDADSLAPPPSAGAGSVSRTVALRQEIPDDGMTRGTALAIRTSKARWEIAGDNHARFWVEIHKKYAISVACLVFVLLGVPFAIRFPRGGVGMVISASVAIFGVYWTGLIGGENLADRGVVPPFWAMWAPNLIFGAFALLLVRRMGRETASMRGGGWDDLWHAVKLRLRHPVSGREGPA